A window of the Cicer arietinum cultivar CDC Frontier isolate Library 1 chromosome 6, Cicar.CDCFrontier_v2.0, whole genome shotgun sequence genome harbors these coding sequences:
- the LOC101507834 gene encoding crossover junction endonuclease EME1B has product MEPIILSDEDDPSTPFPLHSKKRRTESNPNPTVFLLDDDPTPQKQYVPSSTPSVVPETPFSPLFDSDIAIVKCTRPSDSAPANLSGISQMICLESDDEPENSGAGNWIENEERGLSSELIGNSTWTNDSIGSRTSPERHVSSGNVTQAEIYGDNTSNPTSSKVEENPTAKNMSLEQEENVDNMKRSKVSAKSTNKATGKTKMTKEERSRLMEEKKLLKEQEKLKKAAMKAEAAELKKIEKEKQKWEKGKLAIKYIVAEIDAKVVESGSIGGHLLTRFAEKGLTYHITSNPISGSILWSMKVPEHILQLSTERIEIPYVLLVYEADKFCNLAMNDSLFDQLNSIRSHYPAYTVCYLTNRLFSYINKREQEKYKNPENNSCWIRPPVEEVLAKLKNNFTKIHSRQCVDEAELAEHVVGLTSSLASCQFRKKLTRLSVNANGSLISKDSVDRNLIKKSMWLKALVAIPKVQPRFAVAIWKKYPTMKSLLTVYMDPTKSEHEKEFLLKDLMTEGLLGGDRRLGEVCSKRVYRILMAQKGSIRTDDVENGADFFER; this is encoded by the exons ATGGAGCCGATCATCCTCTCCGACGAAGACGACCCCTCAACACCATTCCCTCTCCATTCCAAGAAACGCCGAACCGAATCTAATCCAAACCCTACCGTTTTCCTCCTCGACGACGATCCCACCCCTCAGAAACAATACGTTCCTTCCTCTACACCCTCCGTCGTTCCCGAGACTCCATTCTCTCCGTTATTCGATTCCGATATTGCAATCGTCAAATGCACTAGACCTTCCGATTCCGCTCCTGCAAATTTATCCG GAATTAGTCAAATGATATGTTTGGAATCAGATGATGAGCCGGAAAATTCTGGAGCGGGCAATTGGATAGAGAATGAAGAAAGGGGATTGTCTTCAGAACTAATTGGAAATTCAACATGGACTAACGATTCAATTGGGTCTAGAACTTCTCCTG AGAGACATGTATCGAGTGGAAATGTTACTCAAGCTGAAATATATGGGGACAatacttcgaatccaacctccTCAAAAGTG GAAGAGAATCCTACTGCGAAAAATATGAGCCTGGAGCAGGAAGAGAACGTTGATAACATGAAAAGATCCAAAGTCTCAGCAAAGAGCACAAACAAGGCAACTGGAAAAACAAAGATgacaaaagaagaaagaagtcggttgatggaagaaaaaaaactactGAAGGAA CAAGAGAAGTTAAAAAAAGCAGCTATGAAGGCTGAAGCTGCAGAActgaaaaaaattgagaaagaaaAGCAAAAGTGGGAAAAAGGGAAGTTggcaataaaatatattgtggCAGAAATAGATGCAAAGGTAGTTGAATCAGGTTCAATCGGAG GCCATTTGCTTACTAGGTTTGCTGAAAAAGGGCTTACATACCATATTACATCAAATCCAATCTCAGGTTCAATTTTATGGTCTATGAAAGTTCCAGAACATATTTTGCAG ctTTCCACCGAAAGAATTGAGATTCCATACGTCTTACTAGTTTATGAGGCCGACAAATTTTGTAACCTCGCCATGAATGATTCTCTTTTTGATCAACTCAATAGCATTCGAAGTCACTATCCAGCTTATACTGTTTGTTATCTCACCAATAGATTATTTTCTTACATTAATAAAAG GGAGCAGGAAAAATACAAGAACCCTGAAAACAATAGTTGTTGGATACGTCCACCTGTTGAGGAG GTGCTTgcgaaactaaaaaataatttcaccAAAATACATTCCAGGCAGTGTGTGGATGAGGCTGAACTGGCTGAACATGTTGTTGGTTTGACATCCAGTCTAGCTTCTTGTCAATTTAG AAAGAAATTAACTAGGTTATCTGTAAATGCAAATGGATCTCTTATTTCAAAGGATAGTGTTGACCggaatttgataaagaaatctATGTG GTTAAAAGCTTTGGTTGCTATCCCCAAGGTACAACCACGATTCGCAGTTGCTATTTGGAAAAAATACCCAACCATGAAGTCTCTGTTAACTGTATATATGGATCCAACTAAATCA GAGCATGAGAAGGAATTTTTACTTAAAGACTTGATGACAGAAGGTTTGCTTGGTGGTGACAGAAGGTTAGGTGAGGTTTGCTCAAAGCGAGTGTATAGAATTCTAATGGCTCAAAAGGGATCCATCAGAACAGATGATGTCGAGAATGGTGCTGATTTCTTTGAGCGTTAA